ACCTTTTAATTTACTGCAGCCATGTGATCTCCTAATTCACTGGTACCAGGCTTTTCTAGTGCTTGTACTCTCACCTGGAATCTTTACATGTTGGCGATCATCTGAGCTACGGTCATCACAGCACATTTAAGCCCTTATCACAATCGAGAGACAACAGTATGAAACCAAAGCTGATTTGAACTTATTTCCACAATTCGTTCTAGAATGTGCATAATTGCTCCCCATGTCCTATTTCCGATGACCAGAACATTTTTTCCACCAGCACCCATCTTTAGAAGAAGCAATTTCAAAATATCCGAACTTTTTCCTCCGGAACGATGCAACATCACAAGCATTCAAAAAAGGATGTTATTTGGTCCTGTGTGTGACGTTAGATGGTGCTCAGCGCAGGTGTTACTTCACACCTCGGACAGCATCCTTACCCCTCTCCAGGCTCTGCCGCATAGGACAGGTCCAAAATAGTGCCACCAATTAGTATATCCTTTTGTGAGCATAAGTGTTTTGTTATTGATCATTGATCTTCTGCTTAAAATCTGCCATCATGTACCTCCTGAACAATACAAGAATTCGATtagttcttttcctttcttttttttcttttaatccaGCTTCAGTACTATCAAAGTTTAGCAAATCACAGTAAAGATTGGCAAAATGAAAAAGGATAACAGAACAGATTAGCTTCCATGAGGTGGTGAAGTCTCGTAAGTGCTATAAGGTGATTTTCTGTCAATCCGCAAAACCAAGGATATGTGATTTAATCGAATAATCAGTACTTGTATTTCTCATTTTCCAGTACAATGCTTCGTTGTTGATGAGGATGACGACAACGAAAACAAAAGTGATATTCTCATCTCATTCCAAAGATGATGTCTCATCCCCaaaggagaaaaatgaaaatcGGCGCCCCAAGAGCTTCTCTCTTACCATCAATCTAAAGGATCTTGTCAAGCCCATCACCATCATCTGGCCAGCTGCTTATGTTCCTTTTACAGATCAGATAATTTGATTAGTGTGGCCTGAAACTGATTAGTGAATGCTCTCCACAgaaagaactttttttttttcaaaattagcaaCTGCATAAATGCCGTCTTTTGAAAAGCTCTGCACCTGGTGATTGGGAATTTCTTTACATGTCCactaaagtataaaatattagatagcaAAATTTTTCCAGgatcctttctttttcttgtgcATGTCCATGACAGTAAAACTTCAATAGTATATGAATCTTTATCATCTGAACATGCAAAACTATAAGACATGCAGTACAAATGTCCACATTAAGATTTGGTCGCAACACTCAAAACTTTGAATCATCAGTACAAGATATTAATGTCAGATATCTATACTATAGTGAGAAAACTAATATAGCTCGAACAAGCCAATTCTGTGTGAGGAGAACCTTCATTTCATCTATGGTTTtcttccccaaaaaaaaaagaaaaaaaatcacaggatgAGTTATAATATAAGAATATTGGATTTACTTCCACTAGCACAATACATTATGATAAATGACGATCTATTTACACCATTTTAATGCCAAACAAACATCCAATTTAATCGACCTAGAATAACAGCTAAAGAAACGAAGCTTATTTACAAGTGACGGAAACAACCAAAATTACCATTTCCAATAAGATTGGACCATCATATTTTCCTTATTGCAAGCATCATTATCCATGCGCACGGGACACCTGTGTCCCTCCATAGCAGATAAATTCAGAAGCCCATCCAAGGATTCATTTTGCGTGGTATAACAAAGAAGAGAGTACCAGTAAAGGGAGAACTCACACGGCATCAGGCCCTATAGGGATACGGGGATGCACTCCAGCGCGGAAAAGCTCGAGCTGGTAAATGGCTTTTGGAATCAGCTCTTTCAAAGAAGGGCTCTGTGCCACCGCGGAACAGCTGACCGATTCGAGAGTCCCCAGTGCTTTGGCGCGCTCTAGAGCTTCATTGCTGGGCACATCCAGCGCGAGATAACACAGCAAAACCAGCCCTGGCAATTGGGTCTTCTCGCCCGGCCGCAACAACCTCATCAACGGCGGCACGCATCCAAACTCAATGATAGCCTTGCAATGCTCCACATGGAGAAAATTCTCAGGGCCAGCAAACTTGCCCAGCGCGACGGCCGCCGCTGCGGCGACGTCGGGGTTCCAATGACCGAGCTGTTCCACCAGCGGCTTCATGACCCGAGCCTCGCGAGCAGGGAAAGTGCGAGCCAGAGACCCGATAGCCCTCACGGCCGCAATCTGGAGGGAGGCGCTGCTTCCCTTCTGCGCAACACGGAGGAGCTGCTCCACGACCGCCTTGGCGGCCGGAGAATTCAGCTTGAAGGCTGAGCGGCGGAGCTCGGCGTCGGACTCCGCCACGGCGGCGATCTCCACAACGGTCATGAGGCAGTTGTGCTGGAGCTCGCCTTTCTCCGTCTCGATCAGCTTGGCGAGGCAGAGCAGGCCTTTGGTCTCGGTGATTTTGCGGCTGTTGGAGGCGCAGCCGCGGGAGAGCATCCAGAGGGCCTCGGCGCAGGCGACCTTGAGCTGGAGCTTCACCTCGGGGCTCTCGTTCTCGCGCTCCTTGCGGTGGTGCTGGTGGTGGTAGTAGTACCCGCccctgccgctgccgctgccgctgccgccggtGCCGCTGccattggaggaggaggaggcggcggcggggttGGTGGAATTTGACTCCCGATTGATTCTGACCAAGGAGTGGATGCTCGTGGCCCTCCTGGGAGGGGCGGTGGAGAGTGCGGGGTCGTCGAGGGGGACCtcgaaggagaggagggagacgagGGGGCGGACGGCGTTCTCCCTGGCGAATTCCTCCTGCGCGGCGGGGTCCTGGGCGGCCATGCGGGCAGCCAGCGTGGCCAGCCGGGCCTGGAGCCTCATGGGGGAGTCCGACAGCACCTGAACGATGACGGGGACGGAGAGCTCGGCCAAGAGGGAGGAGACGAGGTCGCGGTCGGCGGCGAGGTTGGCAAGGGCGGTGGCGGCTGCGATCTGGGCGTCGAGGGAGGAGGCGTcgcggaggagggagaggagcgGGGGCACGGCGCCCTCCTCGACGATGACCTTGCGGTTGCGCTGGCTGTCGAGGGCGAGCGTGGCCAGGGAGGCGGCGGCCTCGGCTCGCTTGGCGGGGCGGGAGCCCATCTGCGCGGCGGCCACGCACGACCACACCCAGGCCAGGATCGGGTCGGTGCTCGCGATGGGCGGGAGGCTAAGCCCCACGCCGACGTCgacgtcgtcgtcttcgtcgtcgtaGTTATTGTCGCCGTCGAAGCTATTGTCGCCGCCGTCGTTACGgttggtggcggcggcggcggcggtggtggtgtAGATGGAGAGGAGCCAGCGGAGGTCGGCGAGGGAGGCGtcgaggagggcgagggcgcggcGGAAGTCGGCGGAGCCGGTGGTGGCGATGGCGGCGACaaggcggaggagggaggagcggcggcggcggcagcggcgggcGAGGGAGAGGCCACGGTCGAGGGATTTGGAGGCCTCGGCTGCGACGCGGCGGGCGGGGCGGGAGTAGCAAGAGTTGGAAttggagttggaggaggagaggCGGCGGATGAGGGCGCGGAGGGAGTGGGCGATGAGGTCGGCGACGCGGCCGAGTTCGGAGCACTCGGGCCTGAAGGAATCCGCGTCGGAGGCTGCCTTGCGGAGGCGCTCGGCCAGGAGGAGCGGGAGCGAGAGGTCCTCCTCCAGGCTGCGCTCCGCGTCGGGGGAGTCGGCCTCGGCCCCGGCCCCGGCCGCGTACGCTCTCATCATCATCTGCTGCATCGCGACCGCGATGGCGACGGCCCGAGGACGAACGATGCCGTCGTATGCGGGAGTAAACGACGAGGAGAGCGCTGGCTTTGCTCTGGCCTTGGCTTGGGCCGCCTGGCCTCTTGGTCGCTACTGTGCAGTCTGCAGAGCACAGGGAACGGAATGTGATGTGGGCCCCGCACGCTTGCTGCACGCTCAAGACGGACGGACGGACGAACTATTTGGGCGTTCCTTCTTACCTGGAATTGGTCCACCACCTCGTCCGTCGACCGCACAAAGATATCGACTTGCTGCTATGTTTGCCATTCtcatataaaattattcttgttctttgtttttctctctctctctctatctatatatatatatatatatattctgtgcAGGAAGTTTTGTGCGCCCTTGGAATTGCACCCCATGTGCCTCCCCAGGAAAAATGAAGGGTGGAATGTTGCGTGGCTTACGGATGATGTTGTGGAGTAGGCCCAGGCAATCGCTTTATCTCTCGGACTATTGACCTCACGGACGGTGCGCACAACTGCGAATTTTCCAGCCTGAATTTCTGACGAACCGCTTCCATTTTAGACTcaagagaaagagagctttCTTGAACGGAAACTCTACTGGAACGAATCAGACCCACAAATCGTGTAATCTACCATTGAGAGAGAGCCTGTAGTTTTCACCCGACAGATTCCCACCCAGCTCCCATAACACACAATGTAAGTTCAGTAAACAATCGTATAATTTAATCCCAGATAACAAGCCACGACAATAAAATTCACTGAAAAAACACATATGTAACAATCCTTGCTGAGCCATTTCAACACCAGAGCAAACTCCACAACTGATACACCTCCATCTGATGCTTCTCCAGCGTGATTTTACCTTTtgctgaaaaaagaaataaagatacAGCTGCACAACAGAAAGCAAATGAAGAAGTCGTCCACAATTTGAACAGCATTTCTTCCAGCACTTCTGCAGCATCAGCTTCGTAAGGCACCGcccttatttttattgttttttccATTACATGTCAACAGTTAACTTACAGAAAAGTATACAGAAGCCCCCTCAGAGTACGGATGATTAATACATAACTATAGGTACGTACACACAAATTGCAATTACGCTGCTCAACCAAAACATACCGTGACTAGAGCTTCCTTTATCTATCACTACGTTTCCAAAAGGAGCTATATTCTTAGACAACGCATCCATCCAAGCAGGCTCGCAAACATGCACAACTACAACCAATCTCGCGCACCAGAGGTCTTAAATGAGTCAAGACTTGAAGCATTCAACTCACCAAAACTTCGCCGCCACCTTTTGCGCCTCATCTCCTTTTGACCGGCGTTCTTGATCTACGCCGCCTGTAATTAAAGGTCAAACTAGTCGGCGGATGATACTAATTTGGCAAATACCGTCTAAAAGTAAAACAATGCCTAGGAAGTCCCATTCCCTGAATCACCTGGAACAACAACTTTTTGTGAAGTATTAAAGAGTACATGTGTTTCGGCCTCTTACCTCTCTGTAGAAGTATAAGGAGAATGCCTGCGGTGAGAATGCTTGCTATTTGGAGACCGCGAAACATGTCTAGAGATAAAGACATAATACTGATAGGGTAAGTAAACTAGAAAAACATAAAGATGAACCTGATATCTCTTCACTCATCTTGAATATTACCTGCAGATATCACTACTTAATTTTCTGAATTGATTAGCAGATAACAAAACGCAAATAACAATCACCAGAAGATATGTTCAGGTACAGCTATCTGATGCAGAAATTGCATGGAAAAATCTCAGAATCTACTCATAAACATATATTTTCCAGCACCCCAGATTCTACACCTTAGTCACAAAGTCACCATTGCCGCACAGTAAGAAATATCCAGACAAgcagagaaaacaaaagaatcCAAACAATAGGGTCACACTATCCATCATTATTCTCTATTTCCTAGTTACTACACCTTACCATAATAGTATTCTATTTTGGTCTTTAGCTACAAAACATAAACCGTCTTTCCCTTTGGTAACGGCATGACAAATACAGTTACTAATAAAGCAGTTTATTCAAAGTAACTTAGGATTCGAAGTACAGAAGGATTCCCCTTCCCTTGAAGAGAAGTAAGTGATGAAATCTCATCCTCTCAAAAAGATGGGACGTGTATTACTAAGTGACTTAACCTATCAACCACAGGTGAACCTCTAAGACAACTAGTAATTAGCCAACCCAACTGCCTTATCTTCTGAACACCCGTATCATCGCATTCGCACCTTCCCTCATATGTATGTAAGAACTACATAAATGTAAGCACACTGTTGCATCCATAAAATCTTTACTAACTTCTTAATTTGCATTATCATTTGAAGAgctagaaaaatatattagagaaaaaaaaaaacatgtttcAGATTAAACAAAAGAAACAAGGAAGCAAACTTGTTACTGAGGGAGGTCTTTTATGCTGTTCATGATCATGTGGTCCAACAGATTTTATAGgtagaaagaacaaaaaaggcACAGGAAGGCAGACTAAGCAATGAGCAAATTTATTTACGATGCATGCCCTTGAAAACTATGAAATATTATCGACTAACAACAGTTTCAGACAAAACCaggttaaaattattaaaagaaaGGAACTTATCACTTTCAGAGTACCTGTTCCTGGACCTTGTAGGTGATCGCGACAAACTACTTCTGCATGATTGCAACTTCCTACAGTAGATAGCGCAACTATCAAACATACCACAAGTGAACAACTGATTAGCAAAGACATATGAGCATGTCCATTTATTTTGTACCTCCTTTTCGAATTCTCAGAAGGCTCATCACTTGAAACACTCCCATGACCGCGCAATGAGTTATCTTTGCTACTCCTACCTCGAGGTGATGGAGATCTTTTACTGCTATTCCTCGCAGAATCCTTTGTAACTCGTCTCGATCTATCTTCTTTCTCCTCCCTTGCTTGTTCTCTTTTTCTATCAGTGCCGTCtttacttttttctcttttatctttGGTGGCATCCTTTCTGTCAACTTTGGTATCTTGGTGTTTTGAATTGCTTCTACCATCAGACTCCCTCACATCTACCCTAGTGCTCCTATCCTTTGGCTTCTCTTTCGAACTTTCCTTCTTATATATTCTCTCCTTTACTTTAGTGCTATCATTGCAATTGCTTGGATTGGTTCCTCTAGGAACTTCATATCCTGTTTTCACGACGCTATCCTTCCCCTCTTTAACAGAATCTTCTTTGTTGCTCACTTGCTCTGTACGTCTTGAAATGCTTTTAGATTCTCCAGCATGAACCTCTCCTGAAGTTGATTTCCCATTCTTAGCATCCCCACCAGTTAATTCGCATGCAATAGTATCCTTCCTACCAACTGCATCCAGAGCTTCATTGCTATACTTCCTCTTCAGTGATTTCTCATGAGTTGACAAATCATCACAAGAAGTTGAGACATCTTGCATCAGAGAATTTTTGTCATTTTCCCTGACACTGCTGCTTCGGGAAGGTTGGTCACTTCTGTCTTTCCCAATCTCAGCATTGTGCGATCCTCCATTAGGCTCCTCATTCTTTATCACCACATCTTGTTTATCCATGCCCTCAAGTACATTTTGGGAAGATTGGCCATTGTTTGCCTGCTGATGAGAAGAATTAGCTGTTCTCTCCAGAGTGATCAAATTTGAGGGTTGACTTCTAATGTCATTGCCATCATCCTCATCTGAATCATAATTAGCAAGACCAAGAACATCTCCTCTAGGAGAGCTTTGGGCAGAATCTCCATTACGACCACTATCTTTGTTATCTGCTGTTTTAACTGGGATCAGAATCTTTGCTGATGCCTTGGGTGTTGAAATTGCTGAATGTGGCACCTTGGAATCCACAAGATCAGCAGGCTCAGTAGGCTCATGAACTGCAGCCAAAAGAAGCAATCAAGATGCAACCGTTTTCTACTTAACTAACGTACAAAGAAAGTAATAGAAAATAggctaaaaaaactaaaaaagtaATTCTTTTGACCTTCGACAGTCAGATCATCTTCATTTAGAACTTTGGTAGCGATTTCATCAAAAAGATCATCAGTAACCTGTTAAAGGGAAAATAAATCATAATAAGAGAAATTCCATTTAAGATGTTAAAATCATCAAGAATGAAAGAATAACCTTCATCAAAACTTCAGTTAACACACGTTTTATTTCCTGGTTGATCGCCGCTGTTCGTGCTGCTTCCACTTCATCCTACATATAAGGGGTAAAAAGGACTTATGCGGAGTAAAGGTAGTAAAAGTATGCATATGTCTATATCCAGATATTTGAATGATATTTGACATGAAATGCCAAGAGCATTAGAACCTTTCTGCTATTAACAGAACCTTCAGTCCAATTAAATCCTCCAGGGACTCAAGGTTCATGCCTGTAGGACCTCCAAGGTACATACCTCTAGGCCTCTACTTATATTCTGCTAATAGCAGACATTCATAGCTGTCTATAAAGACCATAAGGTTCTactctattaagaaaaataacataCATAAATAAGGTGACTAGAGGTCAACATCAGCTCGAGCTCAAGTAATACATTAAGGCGAAGGAGACACTAATGTTTCATCATTTATAATAGCCATTTATCCCCTTCATTCCCTCCACCCTTGCGTGGGGCgccaaaacaaacaaacaacaaaaaggaaaaaaacaacaacaacaacacagacccaacaaaaaaaaaatccacaaaaataCAAACCCCAAAAAAGAGAGAAGCATGGCCCATATCTTATAtctaccaaagaaaaaaaaaaaaaaaaaaaaaagagaagcaaaatTTCCAAAACACTCCAAGGAAATGTACATTGACTAATATACAATGAAATATGACAACACATTCTAAGAGAAAAGCTCTTAGTATGCACAAACAATAAAGATTATCATGTTAAAGAAGGAAACGATacctcatcatcttcttcatcttcagtGGACTTATTTGAATCAATGCTCTTGCTGTCAACTTGATCAGcctttttgaataatttttcaGCATCTTCAGATCCAACAGAATGGAAAGAATTTCCATCCTGGTGATTTGGTGCCGCACCAGCAAGAACagatttatttttcaatatttcttcTCGAAGCCAATTAGGTACCGCAGACTGCAATAGAGAGAAACACAGCATGTGACTCGCCTAGTGAAATAAGTGCACTATATAAGAAAAGTGAAGCATAGAAACAAAACTACTTTTTTCGGACGCTCGGGAAGATTAAAAGAACCATTAATATCCCCAGGAAAAGCCGAAGCAGGATGAAGGGATGTCCCAGCACCTACACCAAAAGGTACAGGAGGAACGCCAGGCCTATAGCTTGGTGCAGGAATCCTCCCAAAGGGCGGCGCAGGGTGGATAGGTAAGGAAGGTTGTGATACAACAGAAAGATCCATCTGCGATGTTTAACAGCTAGAGTCAATATCTAAACATGCAAGAGAAGCAGTGTTCCTTttcttaaaaaacaaaataataataaaaaaattgtgtatGCTGAACCTGTGTTCCGGATGGAGGTAGAGGAGCTTGAGGAAAGAACCCTGCAGTCCCAGTTGGAGTCCAAGCATGAGGAGCTGTTGTAATTGTTGCATCATGAGCCACTGTTCCGACAGGCCCTACTGATTCGCTATGACTATAATTAGAATCCAACGGACGGTTACTTGGATCAGCTATCGACTTGGCAGTTTGCACCCCGTGATTGAAATGAAACTGTTCGAGGGATGGATTCCTGACAGGTATAGCAGATGGAGGAGCAACAAATCCATCTTGAAGTGACGACGATGCATTCAAAGACGGTGTTAGCTGCGAGTTCCTGCCTTGGATCAAAACATCTTCCTTACCTGCCATTACATGGCATAGTCAAAGGGCAGAATGATCAAGCATTTGAGAAGTATAAATTATGAATCAGATCATCCCACAATCAGCATTCCACATAAAGTGATAATGtgatatttaatattatatggcCCTTGAGTGCATTGGATAGGAGGAATAACCAGATTCCTGGCATTTAAACATGGCAAACGATGTTGGACCGACAGAATAtatcaacaaaataaattattgttacACTTAAGTGTACTATATTATGAGGAAAAAGATGGTGTGAAGGGAAAGTAGTTTGACAATTGATGAGAGCATGCAACACTGATCCATTTGTATTCATCTTTTAGGCATGATTAGAAAAGGCCACATGAACTTAATAAATGCCACGTTTACACATGATattgtaaataatatcgaaaccACACTCAAGAATATAAATGGCTTTCACCCAGACTAATATGAGTAAAAAGTCAATCATCTATAGCCCATAATTTATGAACTAGCAAGGAGAGTATGGTCCACATGCAAATCCAATTGTTCAAAGAGATATTACCTGGGGTAGAAGAATTACTATAAGACACCTCCTGCTCATAGACGGAGCGAAATGAACCAAAATACCTCTGAGGCGAAGCAACTCGATCTTTATCAGCAACAGTAACTTCATCTCCAGCATTCTGAGGCACTCGTCCATCAGTACCATAAGATGATCCAGAGCTAATGAATGATGTACCATGCAAATGATTAACTTCTTTCTGTTGATCCGTGTGGTTTTGATTAGTTGATTGAGGAAGTGATGGATGTGGAATTTCTTTTGGATGGCTAGCAGATAACTGATACTGCTCGTGGTAAGTATAATTATTCTCTTCCACTCTACCAATCGGCATGTTGTGCGGCTGTGCATGATGGCTCTCAGTCGCATTAGCAGCTGCCCATGCTTTGGCCTTAGCAGCCCAATCTTCCTCATTATTGAAGGGAAGGCTCCTATCTATCCTTCCATAGTCACATGACAACAACAAGAAGGAAACATGATAATGATGATTTTTTTTCAGGTTTGATAACTAAGAAGAATCGaaaataatattagaaaaagaaggaaaaaaaaaaaaagataccaCATTGCCAGTCTGATTATTGCACAACAACGTATAATAGTTATCTGACCCCGGCCGAAGAATTACCAAGCATGATACTATTTTACAACCTCATAGTATACAGAAGAGTAAGATAAATAAAGTACAAAATCAATCCCTAACATAAATATTGATACGGATGGAATACATTGTCAATATTCATGCTCTCAAGTGTGTTAGGAAAAGTTCTAGAAATATACAAGCTTCTGAATTCGGAACTCCTGCCTTTCGTAGGAAAAAGTAAAGAGTGCTTTAGACAAGAAGTTCTAATTTGGGTCcataaaactatataattattttaaaagaatgttaataaatatctcaaaatcaaaaaaaagtGCAACTATCGAACATTTTGAACAGACAAAAACCACaagaaattagaaaacaaaagagaatgaAGAACAACATGAAGCTTTACAACTCAAAGTTAATACAGATGGACAGAAACCTCCACGATCAAATTATTAGTGCTAGACAAGAGTATATAGCAAATGTAATGGTGATGCTGAGTGGATATTAACAGTAAAAAGCCGAACTAAGATTCCCCAAGAAATGCCAAAGAAGATTCATGAATCAGCGGGCTAGCACAATTGAGGGTTATGCTGAGgtgaaaaacaaaattaattggAAAAGGTTGAATTAGCATTTTAAAGCAAATGCAAATCtaaattcatgaaaaaaaaaaaaagcaaatctaaaaaaatttataataaaatgctGAGAACCACTAAAAATCGCATAAAAATAATACGTATgtgttagatatatttttgagagaaaaaaggCCTTGAGCATTCAATAAAATGCCAATGTATACAGTGATTGTGCCAAgtcattttttttagtaaatccTGAAGATCTACAtataaaatgccaatttttcATGGTAGCATAAACTTCTAAGAGAttacaagaatttttttaaaaaaaaattccaatacATGCTCAAGCATAGTGGCTGTCATATAGAAACAAACCTGGGTATTCCCATCCTTGGTTTTGGTTTTGAGCCCAAGATTGGTTTGCCCATCCCTGCAAATTAGCCATTACATACAACATTAGACACTGATACCCCAAAAAAAGAGATGCAAAAACATTCTAACAACCTCAGAAATATTGTTCCAATAAAGGCAAGTTCTACATGTCATCGATCCCGACGAATTTCCCTAAAACATATCTATCTTCGCACCGAAGCCGATTTCGTACATACAGAACAATTCGAAAAAAAACCAATAAGGAAGTTCTTGACTGATTGCTACCTGATTGGGCAGAGGATAAgacgaaggcggcggcggcggaggaggaagatgatgatgaggcggctgcggcggcggcggggggacGTGGAGGAGATGAGGCGCGGCGGCCGGAGGCGGCGGGtgaggggagagggaggggtATTGGTGGGGATAAGGCGGGAGCGGAGGGTGCGGGGCGTGGTAGGGGGCGGCGGAGAGATAGGGCGATGGGAAGTGGggctgcggcggaggaggaggaggagaggggaggtgGTGGCGATCGGGAGGAGGCCATTGatggggaaggggaaggggaggaGAGGGGTAGGGGTAGGGTTGGGGGTGGTGGGGATAAGGAGGGAGGTGGTGAGGCGACGGCGATGAGGAAGAGGGAGGGTTTGGAGGTGGATGATACCAGAGAGGGGCTTGCGCGTGGTATTGGTGttggtgctggtgctggtgtTGTTGAGGGTGCGGttgtggtggtggaggaggaggaggatcggCTGGACCAAAGCTGCCGGGTGGGAAGGCGTCCATGGCGAGGGACGGTCGGCCGGAGTCTCGGGGCTTTCAGGGACGGGATTCGGaaaagggtgagagagagagagagagagagaaagagagagagcaggaaGACGGCGATTCTGCGCCGAAGGTAGGGCTGACAGCCGGATTGGGTTTAGGAGCCTGCCGCCTTGAGAACTCGAGCCCGGCCCAAGATCTTGGAAGAGCGTGCATGATAGTATGATACCCTACCCCAGTCTGGGCCTAGCCCACCAAAtgccaatttttatttttattttattgacaAAGAATATGCCAGTTTAattgaaacttttgattttaccaTCTACAATATTtggggcgtgtttggttcgcttctttttcaccctgaaatcagaatcgaaatggataaatccgtttgtgggtgtttggtacgcgggaattccattccgattccgatttccgagtggaatgggaatccctcaatcacctctttttcaatccggccttttcaatccggcctagaaggtcggattgaaagttgaatccggacggaatggatatttattcggattaaat
This DNA window, taken from Ananas comosus cultivar F153 linkage group 5, ASM154086v1, whole genome shotgun sequence, encodes the following:
- the LOC109710617 gene encoding uncharacterized protein LOC109710617, with the translated sequence MQQMMMRAYAAGAGAEADSPDAERSLEEDLSLPLLLAERLRKAASDADSFRPECSELGRVADLIAHSLRALIRRLSSSNSNSNSCYSRPARRVAAEASKSLDRGLSLARRCRRRRSSLLRLVAAIATTGSADFRRALALLDASLADLRWLLSIYTTTAAAAATNRNDGGDNSFDGDNNYDDEDDDVDVGVGLSLPPIASTDPILAWVWSCVAAAQMGSRPAKRAEAAASLATLALDSQRNRKVIVEEGAVPPLLSLLRDASSLDAQIAAATALANLAADRDLVSSLLAELSVPVIVQVLSDSPMRLQARLATLAARMAAQDPAAQEEFARENAVRPLVSLLSFEVPLDDPALSTAPPRRATSIHSLVRINRESNSTNPAAASSSSNGSGTGGSGSGSGRGGYYYHHQHHRKERENESPEVKLQLKVACAEALWMLSRGCASNSRKITETKGLLCLAKLIETEKGELQHNCLMTVVEIAAVAESDAELRRSAFKLNSPAAKAVVEQLLRVAQKGSSASLQIAAVRAIGSLARTFPAREARVMKPLVEQLGHWNPDVAAAAAVALGKFAGPENFLHVEHCKAIIEFGCVPPLMRLLRPGEKTQLPGLVLLCYLALDVPSNEALERAKALGTLESVSCSAVAQSPSLKELIPKAIYQLELFRAGVHPRIPIGPDAV
- the LOC109710616 gene encoding atrophin-1 isoform X1; the protein is MDAFPPGSFGPADPPPPPPPQPHPQQHQHQHQHQYHAQAPLWYHPPPNPPSSSSPSPHHLPPYPHHPQPYPYPSPPLPLPHQWPPPDRHHLPSPPPPPPQPHFPSPYLSAAPYHAPHPPLPPYPHQYPSLSPHPPPPAAAPHLLHVPPPPPQPPHHHLPPPPPPPSSYPLPNQGWANQSWAQNQNQGWEYPDRSLPFNNEEDWAAKAKAWAAANATESHHAQPHNMPIGRVEENNYTYHEQYQLSASHPKEIPHPSLPQSTNQNHTDQQKEVNHLHGTSFISSGSSYGTDGRVPQNAGDEVTVADKDRVASPQRYFGSFRSVYEQEVSYSNSSTPGKEDVLIQGRNSQLTPSLNASSSLQDGFVAPPSAIPVRNPSLEQFHFNHGVQTAKSIADPSNRPLDSNYSHSESVGPVGTVAHDATITTAPHAWTPTGTAGFFPQAPLPPSGTQMDLSVVSQPSLPIHPAPPFGRIPAPSYRPGVPPVPFGVGAGTSLHPASAFPGDINGSFNLPERPKKSAVPNWLREEILKNKSVLAGAAPNHQDGNSFHSVGSEDAEKLFKKADQVDSKSIDSNKSTEDEEDDEDEVEAARTAAINQEIKRVLTEVLMKVTDDLFDEIATKVLNEDDLTVEVHEPTEPADLVDSKVPHSAISTPKASAKILIPVKTADNKDSGRNGDSAQSSPRGDVLGLANYDSDEDDGNDIRSQPSNLITLERTANSSHQQANNGQSSQNVLEGMDKQDVVIKNEEPNGGSHNAEIGKDRSDQPSRSSSVRENDKNSLMQDVSTSCDDLSTHEKSLKRKYSNEALDAVGRKDTIACELTGGDAKNGKSTSGEVHAGESKSISRRTEQVSNKEDSVKEGKDSVVKTGYEVPRGTNPSNCNDSTKVKERIYKKESSKEKPKDRSTRVDVRESDGRSNSKHQDTKVDRKDATKDKREKSKDGTDRKREQAREEKEDRSRRVTKDSARNSSKRSPSPRGRSSKDNSLRGHGSVSSDEPSENSKRRKLQSCRSSLSRSPTRSRNRHVSRSPNSKHSHRRHSPYTSTERRRRSRTPVKRR
- the LOC109710616 gene encoding atrophin-1 isoform X2, translating into MDAFPPGSFGPADPPPPPPPQPHPQQHQHQHQHQYHAQAPLWYHPPPNPPSSSSPSPHHLPPYPHHPQPYPYPSPPLPLPHQWPPPDRHHLPSPPPPPPQPHFPSPYLSAAPYHAPHPPLPPYPHQYPSLSPHPPPPAAAPHLLHVPPPPPQPPHHHLPPPPPPPSSYPLPNQGWANQSWAQNQNQGWEYPDRSLPFNNEEDWAAKAKAWAAANATESHHAQPHNMPIGRVEENNYTYHEQYQLSASHPKEIPHPSLPQSTNQNHTDQQKEVNHLHGTSFISSGSSYGTDGRVPQNAGDEVTVADKDRVASPQRYFGSFRSVYEQEVSYSNSSTPGKEDVLIQGRNSQLTPSLNASSSLQDGFVAPPSAIPVRNPSLEQFHFNHGVQTAKSIADPSNRPLDSNYSHSESVGPVGTVAHDATITTAPHAWTPTGTAGFFPQAPLPPSGTQMDLSVVSQPSLPIHPAPPFGRIPAPSYRPGVPPVPFGVGAGTSLHPASAFPGDINGSFNLPERPKKSAVPNWLREEILKNKSVLAGAAPNHQDGNSFHSVGSEDAEKLFKKADQVDSKSIDSNKSTEDEEDDEDEVEAARTAAINQEIKRVLTEVLMKVTDDLFDEIATKVLNEDDLTVEVHEPTEPADLVDSKVPHSAISTPKASAKILIPVKTADNKDSGRNGDSAQSSPRGDVLGLANYDSDEDDGNDIRSQPSNLITLERTANSSHQQANNGQSSQNVLEGMDKQDVVIKNEEPNGGSHNAEIGKDRSDQPSRSSSVRENDKNSLMQDVSTSCDDLSTHEKSLKRKYSNEALDAVGRKDTIACELTGGDAKNGKSTSGEVHAGESKSISRRTEQVSNKEDSVKEGKDSVVKTGYEVPRGTNPSNCNDSTKVKERIYKKESSKEKPKDRSTRVDVRESDGRSNSKHQDTKVDRKDATKDKREKSKDGTDRKREQAREEKEDRSRRVTKDSARNSSKRSPSPRGRSSKDNSLRGHGSVSSDEPSENSKRRKLQSCRSSLSRSPTRSRNR